A region of the Candidatus Rokuibacteriota bacterium genome:
CGCTCGCCCGCCTCGGCGAGCGGCGCGATCCTGGCGGTGACGAACCGCCGGAACGCGTCCCTGAACTCCCGGTGCTCCCGCTCGAGGCCGAAGTCTTCCATGGGGTCGCCCCTACCAGGTGACGGTCTCGCCGCCGTCGATGTAGACGGTCTGGCCGGTCATGAAGTCGGAGCCCGAAGAGGCCAGGTACACCGCCAGCGGTCCCATCTCGTCGGGCTCCGCCAGCCGCCGCGCGGGGATCTTGGACAGGATGAGGTCGCGGACGCGCGGCTCCATCATCTTCTCCCGGGAGAAGTCGGTCCTGAGATAGCCGGGGGCCAGGCAGTTGACCTGGATGTTGTGGCGCGCCCACTCGATGGCCAAGCAGCGCGTGAGGGCGTCCACTCCGGCCTTGCTCACGCAGTAGGCGCTGTAGCGCGGCACGCCCAGCCGCCCCCACATGGAGCCGACGTTGATGATCTTTCCCCGCCCCCGCGCGATCATCGAGGGCGCCACGGCGCGGCAGCAGCGGAACATCGCGGTGAGGTTGGTCCCGAGGATCTCCTCCCAGTCCGCGTCGGTGAGCTCGACGAACCGCTTCTCCAGGTTGATCCCCGCGTTGTTGACGAGGATGTCGAGCGACCCGAGCCCCTCCTCCACGGCGGCCACCGTGGCGGCGATCTGATCGCCCCGCGTCACGTCCAGCGGAAAGGCGCGCGCCTGCCCGCCCGCCTCGCGGATACAGGCCGCGGTGTCCTCGACCCCTTCCACCGAGCGCGCGGCGCAGGCCACCGCGGCGCCGGCGGCACCCAGCGCCAGCGCGAGGGCGCGGCCGAGCCCGCGGCTGGCCCCGGTCACCAGCGCCACCCGTCCCTGGAGTGACAGCGCCTCCTGCGGTTTCACGCCCCCACCTCCGCCATGTGGCCTCCCTCTCGCGCCCCACACCATCGACTGACTGGTCAGTGACAATCCATGAGGCGATTGCCTCATTTCGCTGGGCTGCCCCGAAGAGCGCCTTGATCTTAGTGCATTCGACCCCCTAGAATGAAGCCGCTCCTGATCGTGCAGTTTACTGAACGATTAGTAGATTCGCCCGAGAGGGCACCATGCGCAAGCGCAAAGCGGCACAGCGGGGCGGCACGCACCTGACGCGCGAACGGATCCTGGCGGTGAGCGGGAGGGTGTTCAACCAGCGTGGCTATCACGGCACGACGCTGGACGACATCGCCCGCGCCCTCGGCGTCACGAAGGCGGCGCTGTACTACCACGTCAAGAACAAGGAGGAGCTGCTCTTCCAGTGCCATCAGCTGGCGCTCGACATCGGCATGGAGGGCTTCCACCTGGCGCTGGCCCAGCCGGGGCCGCCGGACGAGCAGCTTCGCGCCGCGCTGGCCCACTACATCGAGGGGATGGCCGACCAGCTCAAGGGCACGGTGGTGCTGCTCGAGCAGGGGGCCCTGTCGCCCCCCCATCACCGCCGCATCGTGCGCGGCCGCGACGAGTACGAGCAGGCGCTGCGCAGGATGATCGCCGCGGGCATCACCGCCGGCGTCTTCGTCCCCTGCGATCCCAAGCTCGTGGGCTTCGCCATCCTCGGCGCGGTGCACTGGATCCCCAAGTGGTACCACCCCGCCGGGCCGAGCCCGGCGCGCGAGATCGCCGAGGCCTTCGCGACCTATCTCGTCCGCGGGCTGACCAAGCAACCGTCTCCCGAGCTGCCGGCTCCCCTGCGGGCCGGGGCGGAGAGCGCCCCTCTCGATGACCACTCCGCCTGACGCCTCCCGCCGGCCCGAGGGCCCCCGCAAGGGCCACCTCGAGGCCTACTTCGAGAAGCCCGCGCGGCTCAGGACCTGGTCGGGCATCGAGGTGAAGCCCGTCTACCGGCCCGAGGACGTGGCCGGCACCTACCGGGACCGCCTGGGCGATCCGGGCCAGTTCCCGTACGCGCGCGGCATCCACGCCGACATGTACCGCGGGAAGTACTGGACCCGGCGCGAGGTGTGCGGCTACGGCGGCCCGGAGGAGACGAACCGGCGGATGAAGTTCCTGCTCGCCCAGGGCGCCTCGGGGCTCAACGTCATCTTCGACATCCCGACCATGACCGGGATGGACGCCGACCACCCGATGGTGGAGGAAGAGGTGGGGGTCCAGGGCACCTCGCTGGCAACCGTCGAGGACATGGAAACGCTCATGGAGGGCCTGCCGCTGGACGGCATCAGCATGTCCATCGTCGTGACCTCCCACGCGGCGCCGGTCGTGCTGGCCATGTACCTCGCGGTGGCGCGCAAGCGCGGCCTGCCGCTCGACCGGCTGCGCGGCACGATCCAGAACGACCCCCTGCACCACCGTTTCTGCGGCTACCCGCCCGCCTACTCGCCGCTGAATCTCGGGCTCAAGACGGCGGTGGACTGCCTCGAGTTCTGCGCCCGCCAGATGCCGTACTGGTACCCCATCAACGTCAACGCCTACGATCTCCGCGAGGAGGGGCTGGGCGCCGCGGAGGAGATCGGGTTCTCCTTCGCCATGGCCCGCACCTACATCGACCGCGCCCTCGAGCGGGGGCTTGCCATCGACGAGCTGGCCCCGCGCATGGTCTTCTACTGCTCGGCCCACATCGACCTGCTCGAGGAGGTGGCGAAGTTCCGCGCCATGCGGCGGATGTGGGCCCGCATGCTCCGCGAGGAGTACGGCGCGCGGGACCCGCGCTCCTGGCAGTTCAAGTTCGGCGTCCACACCGCGGGCGTCTCACTGGTGCCCCAGCAGCCGCTCAACAACATCGTGCGCGTCGCCTACGAGGCGCTGGCCGCCGTGCTCGGGGGGGCCCAGTCGCTGCACTGCTGCTCCTACGACGAGCCCATCTCGCTGCCCACGGAGCAAGCCCATCAGATCGCCATCCGCACCCAGCAGATCCTGGCCTACGAGGTGGGCGCGGCGAACGCGGCCGACCCGCTGGGCGGCTCCTACCTCATCGAGGCCCTCACCGACCGGCTGGAGACGGACGCGCGCGCCATCCTCGGCCGCATCGCCGAGCAGGGCGGCATGTACCGCGCCATCGAGACGGGCTGGGTGGACCAGGAGCTGGAGAACGCGGCCTACCGCTATCAGCAGGAGGTGGAGCGGCGCCAGCGCATCATCGTGGGCGCCAATGCCTTCAGCGTGCCGCCCGAGCAGGACCACGAGGTGCCGGCTCACCCGCGCCCGTCGGCCACCGAGGTCCGCGCGCGTCTCGACGGCCTCAAGCGCTTCCGCGAGCGCCGCGACGCGGCCGCGGTGACGGCCGCGCTGGAGAGGCTTCGAGGCGAGGCCGGCCGCGGCGAGCGCCACAACCTGATCCCCTGCCTGGTGGACGTGGTCGCTGCCGGCGCCACGCTGGGCGAGGCCGTGGGCGTGATGCGCGAAGCCTATGGGCATGCGTACGATCCGGCCGGCATGGTCCGCTCCGTCCTCTGAGCCCGTGTCCGCCATCAAGGTGCTGCTCGGCAAGGTGAGCATGGACGGCCACGACCGCGGCGTGCGCGTGCTGGCGCGGCTCCTGCGTGATGCGGGGATGGAGGTCGTCTACCTCGGCAAGTTCCTCCCCCACGAGGCGGTGATCGAGGCCGCCATCCAGGAGAATGCCCAGGTGGTGGGGCTGTCCTTCCTCTCGGGCGAGCACGCCTCGCACACGCGGCGCTTCGCCCGGGCGCTCCGGAGCCGCGGCCTCACGGAGGTCCTCTTCCTGGTGGGCGGGGTCATCCCGCGGCAGGACATCGCCGAGCTCCTCGAGGCCGGCGCCGACGGCGTCTTCGTGGCGGGCACTCCCGTGGAGGAGGTCGTGGGCTTCATCCGCGAGCGGGTCGGCGCCTGAGGAGGCAGCGGGCATGACGAGTCTCGGTGGCTTCGCGCAGCAGCAGGCCCGGCGGTACGGGGACAGGACGCTCTTCATCTGCGGAGAGGAGCAGGTCAGCTACCGCGACTACGACGCCAGGACCGACCGGCTGGCGGGCGGGCTGGCCACCCTGGGCCTGGGCCCCGCCGACCGGATGGCCGTGCTCCTCCCCAACGGCCTCCCCATCCTCGAGGCCTATGTGGGGGCGGCCAAGCTCGGAGCCGTCTCGGTGCCGCTCAATCCGATGTTCACGCCGCGGGAGATCGAGTACGTCGTGAACAACTCGCGGTCGAAGGTCCTCGTGACCTCCCCCCGGGACGCCGAGCGGGTCCAGGCCGCCCGCGACCGGATGCCGTCCCTGGCCCACGTGGTGGTGGCGGGGGAGGCCGTGCCGGGCACGCGCCCCTACGCGGCCGTGGCGGCCGGCTCGCCGCCGGCCGCGCCCCCCCGCGTGGACGGTGACGACGTGGCGATGATCCTCTACACCTCGGGGACCACGGGGCACCCCAAGGGGGCCAGGCTCACGCACGCCGGGCTCCTCGAGAATGCGGCCGCGGTGGTCCGGGCGGTGGGCTTCCGCGACTCGGATCGGTCGCTCTGCATCCTGCCGCTCTTCCACGCCTTCGCCATCGCCTTCGACTATCTCCAGATGATGACCGCGGGCGCCAGCAGCGTCATCGTCGAGCGCTTCGACGCGGGCGTGGCGCTCCGTCTGATCGAGCGCCACCGCGCCACGGTGCTCGTGGGGGTGCCCACCATGTTCATCTACATCCTCCGCCACCCCGACCGGCCGCGGCACGACCTCTCGTCGCTCCGGATCGGCGACACGGGCGGCGGCCCCGTGCCGACGGCGCTCAAGACCGAGTACGAGCGCGACATCGGCATGGTGCTCCTCGAGAGCTACGGCCTCACCGAGGCCTCGCCCGTGGTGACCATCGAGCGCCCCGGACTGCCGCGGCGCGAGGGGGCCTGCGGCCTCACCCTGCCCGGGATGGAGACGAAGGTGGTGGACGGGA
Encoded here:
- a CDS encoding cobalamin B12-binding domain-containing protein; this translates as MRTIRPAWSAPSSEPVSAIKVLLGKVSMDGHDRGVRVLARLLRDAGMEVVYLGKFLPHEAVIEAAIQENAQVVGLSFLSGEHASHTRRFARALRSRGLTEVLFLVGGVIPRQDIAELLEAGADGVFVAGTPVEEVVGFIRERVGA
- a CDS encoding SDR family oxidoreductase, which gives rise to MKPQEALSLQGRVALVTGASRGLGRALALALGAAGAAVACAARSVEGVEDTAACIREAGGQARAFPLDVTRGDQIAATVAAVEEGLGSLDILVNNAGINLEKRFVELTDADWEEILGTNLTAMFRCCRAVAPSMIARGRGKIINVGSMWGRLGVPRYSAYCVSKAGVDALTRCLAIEWARHNIQVNCLAPGYLRTDFSREKMMEPRVRDLILSKIPARRLAEPDEMGPLAVYLASSGSDFMTGQTVYIDGGETVTW
- a CDS encoding TetR/AcrR family transcriptional regulator, which encodes MRKRKAAQRGGTHLTRERILAVSGRVFNQRGYHGTTLDDIARALGVTKAALYYHVKNKEELLFQCHQLALDIGMEGFHLALAQPGPPDEQLRAALAHYIEGMADQLKGTVVLLEQGALSPPHHRRIVRGRDEYEQALRRMIAAGITAGVFVPCDPKLVGFAILGAVHWIPKWYHPAGPSPAREIAEAFATYLVRGLTKQPSPELPAPLRAGAESAPLDDHSA
- a CDS encoding long-chain fatty acid--CoA ligase, which encodes MTSLGGFAQQQARRYGDRTLFICGEEQVSYRDYDARTDRLAGGLATLGLGPADRMAVLLPNGLPILEAYVGAAKLGAVSVPLNPMFTPREIEYVVNNSRSKVLVTSPRDAERVQAARDRMPSLAHVVVAGEAVPGTRPYAAVAAGSPPAAPPRVDGDDVAMILYTSGTTGHPKGARLTHAGLLENAAAVVRAVGFRDSDRSLCILPLFHAFAIAFDYLQMMTAGASSVIVERFDAGVALRLIERHRATVLVGVPTMFIYILRHPDRPRHDLSSLRIGDTGGGPVPTALKTEYERDIGMVLLESYGLTEASPVVTIERPGLPRREGACGLTLPGMETKVVDGSGQEVPPGELGELLMRGPNVMKGYFEMPEATARAIVDGWLHTGDLMRKDADGYVYMVDRLKHMIICGGYNIYPKEIENVLHDHPAVLECAVVGMPDADKGEIPKACIVLREGARATETEIREFCRESLAAYKVPRLVEFMASLPKTATGKIRKGELSGAG
- a CDS encoding methylmalonyl-CoA mutase, with the translated sequence MTTPPDASRRPEGPRKGHLEAYFEKPARLRTWSGIEVKPVYRPEDVAGTYRDRLGDPGQFPYARGIHADMYRGKYWTRREVCGYGGPEETNRRMKFLLAQGASGLNVIFDIPTMTGMDADHPMVEEEVGVQGTSLATVEDMETLMEGLPLDGISMSIVVTSHAAPVVLAMYLAVARKRGLPLDRLRGTIQNDPLHHRFCGYPPAYSPLNLGLKTAVDCLEFCARQMPYWYPINVNAYDLREEGLGAAEEIGFSFAMARTYIDRALERGLAIDELAPRMVFYCSAHIDLLEEVAKFRAMRRMWARMLREEYGARDPRSWQFKFGVHTAGVSLVPQQPLNNIVRVAYEALAAVLGGAQSLHCCSYDEPISLPTEQAHQIAIRTQQILAYEVGAANAADPLGGSYLIEALTDRLETDARAILGRIAEQGGMYRAIETGWVDQELENAAYRYQQEVERRQRIIVGANAFSVPPEQDHEVPAHPRPSATEVRARLDGLKRFRERRDAAAVTAALERLRGEAGRGERHNLIPCLVDVVAAGATLGEAVGVMREAYGHAYDPAGMVRSVL